One Nicotiana sylvestris chromosome 12, ASM39365v2, whole genome shotgun sequence genomic window carries:
- the LOC104224609 gene encoding uncharacterized protein, translated as MDVKVCLCLLILGAVCCTARELAAPDLLIKETTDVSALWISNLQAQKQLQSLKDVEGLCTLCEEYTASALGYLSNNETQTKILDLLLNTCSKMPIYKLKCTALVDQYVRPFFLVISTIKPDDICQKVDLCQKVVSISQQFSQNGCDLCHQVVKETLLKLKNPDTQLDILELLLKACGSVEKYANKCKKMVFEYAPVILVNAEHFLEKNDVCTILHACEPAVGKEEVLPKMQTSMHSTS; from the exons ATGGATGTCAAGGTCTGCCTCTGCCTTCTCATACTCGGTGCTGTGTGTTGTACTGCTAGAGAATTAGCAGCCCCTGACCTCCTTATTAAAGAAACCACGGATGTTTCAG CATTGTGGATAAGTAACCTACAGGCACAGAAACAACTTCAGTCTCTGAAAGACGTCGAAGGATTGTGCACATTGTGTGAAGAATATACTGCTAGTGCACTTGGTTACCTTTCTAATAACGAGACCCAAACAAAGATACTTGACCTACTTCTCAACACCTGTTCGAAGATGCCAATATACAAGCTCAAG TGCACTGCCCTGGTGGATCAGTATGTTCGTCCCTTCTTCTTAGTGATCTCCACTATAAAACCTGACGATATTTGCCAAAAGGTTGACCTTTGTCAGAAAGTGGTTTCCATCTCTCAACAGTTCTCTCAGAATGGCTGTGACTTGTGTCATCAAGTGGTTAAAGAGAcacttttgaaattgaaaaatccTGACACTCAG TTAGACATACTTGAGTTGCTCCTGAAGGCATGTGGATCTGTTGAAAAATATGCTAATAAG TGCAAGAAAATGGTCTTTGAATATGCACCAGTGATCCTCGTTAATGCGGAACATTTTCTGGAGAAAAATGACGTATGCACCATCTTGCATGCCTGTGAGCCTGCTGTTGGTAAGGAGGAAGTGTTACCAAAGATGCAAACTTCAATGCATTCTACCTCTTAA
- the LOC104224607 gene encoding CBL-interacting serine/threonine-protein kinase 14-like, producing MPEILHEESSSSSSAAAATAGDFKLNLFGKYEVGKLLGCGAFAKVYHARDIRTRQSVAIKTVSKQKILKGGFTAHVKREISIMRRLRHPHIVHLHEVLATKTKIYFVMEFAKGGELFAKVSKGRFSEDLSRRYFQQLISAVDYCHSRGVYHRDLKLENLLLDENWDLKVTDFGLSAVADQIRPDGFLHTLCGTPAYVAPEILEKKGYDGAKVDIWSCGIILFVLNAGYLPFSDSNLMAMYRKIYKGEFRCPKWTSHGLKLLLTRLLDTNPQTRISIEQIRNDPWFRKGFKEVKSQLDDEFQFKNSDTNQDGGRDKVDVERFVSMEPPERITRRIEEVAKSEGMRVTGKNGAAVRVEGQNGNFVLVAEINRLTEKLVIVEVKKREIGAGTERGIWKQKFKPQLSGFFYKHDGQISSS from the exons ATGCCAGAGATCTTACATGAGGAAAGTAGTTCATCGTCATCCGCTGCCGCTGCAACCGCCGGCGATTTCAAGCTTAACCTTTTTGGAAAATATGAGGTAGGGAAACTCCTTGGTTGCGGCGCTTTTGCGAAAGTTTATCATGCTAGGGACATTAGGACGAGGCAGAGTGTGGCGATTAAGACCGTAAGCAAGCAGAAAATTTTGAAAGGTGGTTTCACGGCGCATGTTAAGCGGGAGATCTCTATCATGCGCAGATTGCGTCACCCTCATATCGTACACCTCCACGAGGTACTTGCTACGAAGACGAAGATCTACTTCGTCATGGAATTCGCTAAAGGTGGAGAGCTGTTTGCTAAGGTCAGCAAAGGGCGATTTAGCGAGGATCTCAGCCGTCGATATTTTCAGCAATTAATCTCTGCCGTTGATTACTGCCACTCTCGCGGCGTCTACCACCGCGATCTTAAGCTGGAGAATCTCTTGCTTGATGAGAATTGGGATCTCAAGGTCACTGATTTCGGGCTAAGCGCAGTAGCGGATCAGATCCGACCCGACGGATTCCTCCACACGCTCTGCGGCACTCCAGCTTACGTGGCACCTGAAATCCTCGAGAAGAAAGGATACGATGGAGCTAAGGTGGATATATGGTCATGTGGCATCATCCTGTTTGTGCTCAACGCTGGTTATTTACCTTTCAGTGATTCAAATCTAATGGCTATGTATCGGAAAATCTACAAAGGCGAATTTCGTTGCCCTAAGTGGACCTCACACGGGTTAAAGCTGTTACTGACTCGACTACTGGACACGAATCCTCAAACTCGAATCTCCATTGAACAGATCAGAAACGATCCGTGGTTTCGAAAAGGTTTCAAAGAGGTGAAATCGCAGCTCGATGACGAATTTCAGTTCAAAAACTCCGATACAAATCAAGACG GTGGCAGAGACAAAGTGGACGTTGAAAGGTTTGTTTCAATGGAGCCACCAGAGAGAATTACGCGGAGGATTGAGGAGGTAGCTAAATCGGAAGGGATGAGAGTCACCGGAAAAAATGGCGCTGCCGTGAGAGTCGAGGGGCAAAACGGAAATTTTGTACTAGTAGCGGAGATTAACAGATTAACGGAGAAACTGGTAATTGTAGAAGTTAAAAAGAGGGAGATAGGAGCTGGAACTGAGCGAGGTATATGGAAACAGAAATTTAAGCCGCAGTTAAGTGGATTTTTCTATAAACATGACGGACAGATTTCCAGTAGCTGA
- the LOC138883824 gene encoding uncharacterized protein, translated as MAIDMNVQELLVIGDSDLLIYQHPDTNFIDPIPVKIHDQVAHCAHVKEEADGKPWFHDIKEYLTIGGYPELANATQKRTLSIKGHFEFKVFRSNSTRYSLKCNDDMCGWCVRAFKIKDSTLFKIVKIEKNYDCPVNTMKVDQRHATSKLISGYIIDNLRDQRFEVTPAFIMAEMQKLHGIDIGYHKAWRDIQCASTLIRGTPEENYDLLSSYLYMMKSKNLGTYTNIKIDDNNRFPYMFYAYGSSITGWNYCRPVIAVDTNFLKSKFRGVLMISASNDANNQKISLAFGIAESENNNSYEWRKEFDLYMSDIAKVDKKTYDYLMEEPPERWARSCSPRRRYDMLTTNIVVSMNFVLLEARELPILRMMDFI; from the exons atggccattgacatgaacgttcaggagttgctagtgatcggggattcagacttgctcatataTCAG catccagatacaaatttcattgatcccatcccagtaaagattcatgatcaggtAGCTCATTGCGCCCACGTtaaggaagaagcagatggaaaaccatggttccatgacatcaaggagtacttaacAATAGGGGGatatccagaacttgccaacgctactcagaagcgcacacttt CAATTAAAGGACATTTTGAATTCAAAGTTTTTAGATCAAACTCAACAAGATATTCGTTGAAATGCAATGATGATATGTGTGGGTGGTGTGTGCGTGCTTTCAAAATTAAAGATTCAACATTGTTCAAGATAGTAAAGATTGAGAAAAATTATGACTGCCCAGTTAACACTATGAAAGTTGATCAAAGGCATGCAACTTCAAAGTTGATTAGTGGTTACATTATTGACAATCTTCGAGACCAAAGGTTTGAAGTTACACCAGCTTTTATCATGGCAGAAATGCAAAAATTGCATGGAATAGACATTGGGTATCACAAGGCGTGGCGTGATATTCAATGTGCTTCAACTTTAATAAGAGGAACTCCTGAAGAGAATTATGATTTATTGTCTTCATACTTGTATATGATGAAAAGTAAAAATCTGGGAACATATACTAACATAAAGATAGACGACAACAACAG GTTTCCTTATATGTTTTATGCATATGGATCATCAATAACTGGTTGGAATTATTGTAGACCAGTGATTGCTGTTGATACAAATTTTTTGAAGTCAAAATTTCGTGGTGTTTTAATGATTTCAGCTTCAAATGATGCAAATAACCAAAAAATTTCACTAGCCTTTGGAATTGCAGAATCTGAAAATAACAATTCCTATGAGTG GCGCAAAGAATTTGATCTATACATGTCAGATATAGCAAAAGTAGATAAGAAGACTTATGACTACTTGATGGAAGAACCACCAGAAAGGTGGGCACGTTCTTGTAGTCCACGACGAAGATATGACATGCTCACAACAAACATAGTTGTGTCAATGAATTTTGTGCTATTAGAAGCAAGGGAGCTTCCTATATTAAGAATGATGGATTTCATCTAA